In one Oryza glaberrima chromosome 2, OglaRS2, whole genome shotgun sequence genomic region, the following are encoded:
- the LOC127761803 gene encoding (+)-neomenthol dehydrogenase-like encodes MDLSSSKEATPPPEAWWTGETVAVVTGANRGIGHALAARLAEQGLAVVLTARDGARGEAAAAALRARGLRSVRFRLLDVSDPASIAAFASWLRDELGGLDILVNNAAVSFNEIDTNSVEHAETVLRTNFYGAKMLIEALLPLFRRSAANSRILNISSQLGLLNKVRDPSLRSMLLDEASLTEGKIERMASRFLAEVKDGTWSAPGRGWPAVWTDYAVSKLALNAYSRVLAARLARGGDRVAVNCFCPGFTRTDMTRGWGTRTAEEAGRVAAGLALLPPGDLPTGKFFKWCTPQLYSKL; translated from the exons ATGGACTTGTCGAGCTCCAAGGAGGCGACGCCTCCTCCCGA GGCGTGGTGGACGGgggagacggtggcggtggtgacggGGGCGAACCGCGGGATCGGGCACGCGCtggcggcgcggctggcggAGCAAGGGCTGGCCGTGGTGCTGACGGCGCGGGACGgggcgcgcggggaggcggccgcggcggcgctccgcgCGAGGGGCCTCCGCTCCGTCCGGTTCCGCCTCCTCGACGTCTCCGATccggcctccatcgccgccttcgcctcctgGCTCCGCGACGAACTCGGCGGCCTCGACATCCTG GTGAACAACGCTGCCGTTTCGTTCAACGAGATCGACACCAATTCGGTGGAGCACGCTGAGACGGTGCTCAGGACCAACTTCTACGGGGCCAAGATGCTCATCGAGGCGCTCCTGCCGCTTTTCCGGCGATCGGCTGCCAACAGCAGGATCCTGAACATCAGCTCCCAGCTTGGCCTCCTAAAT AAGGTGAGGGACCCGTCGCTGCGGAGCATGCTGCTGGACGAGGCGTCGCTGACGGAGGGGAAGATCGAGCGGATGGCGTCGCGATTCCTGGCCGAGGTGAAGGACGGGACGTGGTCGGCGCCGGGGCGCGGGTGGCCGGCGGTGTGGACGGACTACGCGGTGTCCAAGCTCGCGCTCAACGCCTACTCGcgcgtcctcgccgcccgcctcgcccgcggcggcgaccgcgtcgCCGTCAACTGCTTCTGCCCCGGGTTCACGCGCACCGACATGACCCGCGGCTGGGGCACCCgcaccgccgaggaggccggccgcgtcgccgccggcctcgcgctGCTCCCGCCCGGCGACCTCCCCACCGGCAAGTTCTTCAAGTGGTGCACGCCCCAGCTCTACTCCAAGCTGTGA
- the LOC127764423 gene encoding putative protein phosphatase 2C 22, with protein sequence MGASTSTKRPLTSKVTNEGENDRVKYASSAMQGLRMSMQDALAVELDLDALKRTSFFGVYDGHGGAEVAMYCAKRFHVMLREEESFLNNLPYAITSVCSRLDDELEAPNVWRASLYPHRSSESSSESSDCFQFLSTGSCANVWRSSEAVSYKLPSYEGSTACVVIIRGNQITVGNVGDSRCVLSKNGQAIDLSTDHKPNVPLERQRILRVGGQVWREKIPAKDSGGEIREQWGPYCIEGKLSTSRALGDFAYKNIVYRPQYQMVTHFPDIRVAKITGDTEFLVIASDGIWDHMSSQDVVDLVHEKLNSGEETLHTTCEKLVENCLESRNNATAILVQFKPGADQPIPALPNIQEGSEEVAGGADQPIPVLPNIQQVSDEVAGGTGQPIPVLPDIKEGSDEVAGGAAVAEQHQHNPEGGGEQQLDLDDALDGEALALLFGQP encoded by the exons ATGGGTGCATCGACCAGTACCAAACGTCCATTAACATCGAAGGTTACTAATGAAGGAGAGAATGACAGAGTTAAGTATGCCTCATCAGCTATGCAAGGATTGCGTATGAGCATGCAAGATGCT CTTGCAGTTGAACTAGATCTAGATGCGTTAAAGCGCACATCGTTCTTTGGTGTGTACGATGGCCATGGAG GAGCTGAAGTAGCAATGTACTGTGCAAAACGATTTCATGTTATGCTTCGCGAGGAAGAAAGCTTTCTCAACAATCTGCCCTATGCAATTACATCTGTGTGCTCcag ACTTGATGATGAATTGGAAGCACCAAATGTATGGAGGGCGTCACTTTATCCCCATCGTAGTAGTGAGTCGAGTAGCGAGTCTAGTGACTGTTTCCAGTTCCTCAGTACTGGCAGTTGTGCTAACGTGTGGCGTTCCTCAGAG GCAGTTTCTTACAAGCTGCCGTCATATGAAGGAAGCACAGCATGTGTGGTAATCATTAGAGGAAATCAGATCACTGTTGGAAATGTTGGCGATTCCCGTTGCGTGCTTTCAAAGAATGGTCAG GCAATTGATTTATCCACTGATCACAAACCAAACGTTCCACTTGAACGTCAGAGAATTCTAAGAGTAGGAGGACAAGTATGGAGGGAAAAAATTCCTGCAAAAGACTCAGGAGGGGAAATCAGGGAACAGTGGGGTCCATATTGTATTGAAGGAAAGCTATCCACGTCCAGAGCACTTG GTGATTTTGCATATAAGAACATAGTTTATCGTCCTCAATATCAAATGGTGACACATTTTCCTGACATTCGTGTT GCGAAAATAACTGGTGATACTGAATTTCTTGTCATAGCAAGTGACGGCATCTG GGATCACATGTCAAGTCAGGATGTGGTTGATTTAGTACATGAGAAATTAAACTCG GGGGAGGAAACTCTACACACCACTTGCGAGAAGCTCGTCGAGAATTGCCTGGAATCGAGGAACAACGCGACGGCCATACTGGTCCAGTTCAAGCCAGGCGCCGACCAGCCGATCCCTGCCCTGCCCAACATCCAGGAGGGCTCCGAGgaagtcgccggcggcgccgaccagCCGATCCCTGTCCTGCCCAACATCCAGCAGGTCTCCGACGAAGTCGCCGGCGGCACCGGCCAGCCGATCCCTGTTCTGCCCGACATCAAGGAGGGCTCCGACgaagtcgccggcggcgccgccgtggctgAGCAACATCAGCACAACCCAGAGGGCGGTGGCGAGCAGCAACTCGACCTCGATGACGCGCTTGACGGAGAAGCACTGGCGCTGCTGTTTGGCCAGCCTTAG
- the LOC127764425 gene encoding probable protein phosphatase 2C 21 — MGASASSSVTSKLTNDGENQRVKYASSTMQGYCPTMQDALAVELDLDALRNTSFFGVYDGDGGAEVAMYCAKRFHAMLCEDENYLNNLPNAITSVCSRLDDDLQRSNEWKESLYPRGNGECFQFLKTGVCANLWHSEEQAYRAPLYEGSTACVVIIRGNQITVGNVGDSRCVVSHNGQAIDLSIDHKPTVGSERERILRAGGRVLVKRIPVMGSDGRLMRGWGVSRVQGLLHVSRAIGYFELKKNQNIPPSQQMVTCDPEFTIVDITADTEFLVIATDGIWGHMSSQDVVDFIRKELHSGEENLRAICEKLLDHCLTSRDNVTVILVRFKPGAAVIPILSDIDEEPVLSDVEEEPHEPQHNPGDGGGGGGGQQDIGGESEELPLAHFPQE; from the exons ATGGGTGCATCTGCCAGCAGTTCAGTAACGTCGAAGCTTACTAACGATGGAGAGAATCAGAGAGTTAAGTATGCCTCATCAACTATGCAAGGATACTGTCCGACAATGCAAGATGCT CTTGCAGTTGAACTAGATCTAGATGCATTAAGGAACACATCATTCTTTGGTGTTTATGATGGCGATGGAG GAGCTGAAGTAGCAATGTACTGTGCAAAACGATTTCATGCTATGCTTTGCGAGGATGAAAACTATCTCAACAATCTGCCCAATGCAATTACATCTGTGTGCTCCAG ACTTGATGATGATTTGCAACGATCAAATGAATGGAAGGAGTCACTTTATCCCCGTGGTAATGGTGAATGTTTCCAGTTCCTTAAGACTGGCGTTTGTGCTAACCTCTGGCATTCCGAAGAG CAGGCTTACAGGGCGCCGTTATACGAAGGAAGCACAGCATGTGTGGTAATCATTAGAGGAAATCAGATCACTGTTGGAAATGTTGGTGATTCTCGTTGCGTAGTTTCACATAATGGCCAG GCAATTGATTTGTCCATTGATCACAAACCAACCGTTGGAAGTGAACGTGAGAGAATTCTAAGAGCAGGAGGACGAGTATTGGTAAAAAGAATTCCTGTCATGGGCTCAGATGGAAGACTCATGCGAGGATGGGGTGTGTCTCGTGTTCAAGGACTATTACATGTGTCCAGAGCGATTG GTTATTTTGAATTAAAGAAGAACCAAAATATTCCTCCTTCACAGCAGATGGTGACATGTGATCCTGAGTTTACCATT GTGGACATAACTGCTGATACTGAATTTCTTGTCATAGCAACTGACGGCATCTG gGGTCACATGTCAAGTCAGGACGTGGTTGATTTCATACGCAAGGAATTGCACTCG GGGGAGGAAAATCTGCGCGCCATTTGTGAGAAGCTTCTTGATCATTGCTTGACCTCGAGGGACAACGTGACGGTCATACTGGTTCGGTTCAAGCCCGGCGCCGCGGTTATCCCTATCCTGTCCGACATCGATGAGGAGCCTGTCCTCTCCGACGTTGAGGAGGAGCCCCATGAACCTCAACACAATcccggggatggcggcggcggcggcggcggccagcaagACATCGGTGGCGAATCAGAGGAGCTCCCATTGGCCCATTTTCCTCAGGAATAG